One window of Thioclava sp. GXIMD4216 genomic DNA carries:
- a CDS encoding SDR family oxidoreductase: MTLAQKTVVVIGGTSGFGKATALSAAELGAKVTITGRDRAKLDAVIAEMGAAGHTVSGAVLDAADPASISSFFDQIAQFDHLVSMAGGFMGGGFLSADYETIHRAVEEKLFANLRIARAAAPKIAQGGSMTFTAGSGGRPQGASGAIVGNESISTMVRGLAVELAPKARVNAVSPTWTVTPLWRGMSEAEVAQTKQHFSDLIPLGRTAEIAEVSSAYLFLMQNGFITGQTLAVDGGVDLVG, encoded by the coding sequence GTGACTTTAGCGCAAAAAACCGTCGTTGTGATCGGCGGTACGTCGGGATTTGGGAAAGCCACCGCCCTTTCGGCGGCAGAGCTTGGGGCAAAGGTGACGATCACCGGACGGGATCGTGCCAAGCTTGATGCGGTCATCGCAGAGATGGGCGCGGCGGGGCATACGGTATCGGGGGCGGTGCTGGATGCCGCCGATCCGGCCTCGATCAGCAGCTTCTTTGACCAGATCGCGCAGTTCGACCATCTGGTTTCGATGGCGGGCGGCTTTATGGGCGGCGGGTTCCTCTCTGCCGATTATGAAACGATCCATCGCGCGGTTGAAGAGAAGCTCTTTGCCAATCTGCGCATTGCCCGTGCGGCAGCCCCAAAAATCGCGCAAGGTGGCAGCATGACGTTCACGGCGGGGTCCGGCGGACGTCCGCAAGGGGCGTCGGGCGCGATTGTCGGCAATGAATCGATTTCGACGATGGTGCGTGGTCTGGCCGTGGAACTGGCTCCGAAGGCCCGTGTCAATGCGGTGTCGCCGACATGGACCGTCACGCCGCTGTGGCGTGGTATGTCAGAGGCGGAGGTGGCGCAGACCAAGCAACATTTCTCGGATCTCATCCCGTTGGGGCGCACTGCCGAGATCGCAGAGGTGTCCTCGGCCTATCTGTTCCTGATGCAGAATGGTTTCATTACCGGTCAGACCCTTGCGGTCGATGGCGGGGTCGATCTGGTCGGCTAA
- a CDS encoding heme-binding protein yields the protein MTQTQIVTSADISVSAAQALVQKGVDQALKAQKNLSFAVVDRAGYLVAFARMDGAALVTVDVAIGKAHAAAFLKGPSKGFEDMINSGSPSMATVPNVLPLQGGMPILYNGQIVGAIGVSGSSGDDDQATAAALAGSFQP from the coding sequence ATGACGCAAACCCAAATCGTAACAAGCGCGGATATCTCGGTATCCGCCGCACAGGCACTGGTCCAGAAAGGCGTGGATCAGGCACTCAAGGCACAGAAGAACCTCAGCTTTGCGGTGGTCGATCGTGCCGGATATCTGGTGGCGTTCGCACGTATGGATGGGGCGGCGCTGGTGACCGTCGATGTCGCAATCGGCAAGGCCCATGCGGCGGCGTTTCTCAAGGGGCCGTCGAAAGGCTTCGAGGATATGATCAATTCCGGCAGCCCGTCGATGGCCACCGTGCCGAATGTTCTCCCGCTGCAAGGGGGGATGCCCATCCTTTATAACGGGCAGATTGTCGGTGCGATTGGTGTGAGCGGCTCGTCCGGTGACGATGATCAGGCCACGGCTGCCGCCCTTGCCGGAAGCTTCCAGCCGTAA
- a CDS encoding MarR family transcriptional regulator, with product MPHLTDHDYDPLDNFGRLLIDAASLLSRAVDKRARSLGISGPQLVVLIRIGGGANRTAAELCRGLDYDSGAMTRMLDRLIKLGLVQKAPDPKDGRMIILSLTEKGAALYPALKPVAIDVINQHLQGFGSEEVQQFGAMLRRLIENADPLVGRSETGADASAKKDNIGTT from the coding sequence GTGCCGCATCTGACCGATCACGATTACGACCCGCTGGATAATTTCGGGCGCTTGCTGATTGATGCGGCCTCGCTTTTGTCACGGGCGGTCGACAAGCGGGCCAGAAGCCTCGGGATCAGCGGTCCGCAACTTGTTGTCCTGATCCGCATTGGCGGGGGCGCCAATCGCACCGCCGCCGAACTGTGTCGCGGGCTGGATTATGACAGCGGGGCCATGACGCGGATGCTTGATCGTCTGATCAAGCTCGGTCTGGTGCAAAAGGCCCCGGATCCGAAAGACGGGCGGATGATCATCCTGTCGCTCACCGAAAAAGGGGCGGCGCTGTATCCTGCGCTCAAGCCGGTCGCCATCGATGTGATCAACCAGCATTTGCAGGGCTTCGGTTCTGAGGAGGTGCAGCAATTCGGTGCGATGCTCCGGCGTCTCATCGAGAATGCGGACCCGTTAGTGGGGCGGTCCGAAACCGGTGCGGACGCATCTGCAAAAAAGGATAATATCGGAACGACATGA